The following proteins are encoded in a genomic region of Candidatus Zymogenaceae bacterium:
- a CDS encoding ribonuclease H-like domain-containing protein codes for MPNEYAYLDIETTFRGAVTVVGVYREPGRLVQLVGEWITAHTLEEVLGSVETVVTYNGNRFDLPVIKRRVGLDIRKNHRSRDLMYDCHRMGLFGGLKAVERTLGIERETAGLTGRDAPVLWERYRKRSDQEALALLLRYNGEDVVNLAVLRRIIDADDGTRVITGSIPSK; via the coding sequence TTGCCGAATGAATACGCCTATCTCGATATCGAGACCACTTTTCGGGGAGCGGTGACGGTTGTCGGCGTGTACCGAGAGCCGGGGCGTCTCGTCCAGCTTGTGGGCGAGTGGATTACCGCTCACACCCTGGAGGAGGTCCTGGGTTCCGTTGAGACGGTGGTGACGTATAACGGCAACCGGTTTGACCTCCCGGTCATCAAGCGGAGAGTTGGGCTAGACATCCGTAAAAACCACCGGTCCCGGGATCTGATGTACGACTGTCACCGGATGGGGCTCTTCGGCGGACTCAAGGCGGTGGAACGCACCCTGGGGATAGAGCGGGAGACTGCGGGACTCACAGGTCGTGACGCCCCGGTGCTGTGGGAGCGGTATAGAAAACGCTCTGATCAGGAGGCGCTGGCGCTTCTGTTGCGCTACAACGGCGAGGACGTCGTGAACCTGGCGGTCCTTCGGCGCATTATCGACGCCGACGACGGCACACGTGTGATAACGGGATCTATTCCCTCGAAATAA
- a CDS encoding nitroreductase family protein: MILENLVNVLTEAESFTKEDVSDGEIMAVLEAARLAPSAMNSQIWRFFVIRGRNMLESLAKLAGKPAFGTCPVIIAACASPSYLKRRGREQPYFMIDVPIAVSHLLLSAAELGLGCSWTYEFDEQDTLSIIEAPKRYRVVALVALGHMQQGNRAADIDEWCAVEIR; this comes from the coding sequence ATGATACTCGAAAACCTTGTGAACGTGTTGACCGAGGCGGAGTCCTTTACAAAAGAGGATGTGAGCGACGGAGAAATTATGGCCGTCCTGGAGGCGGCCCGCCTGGCGCCGTCGGCCATGAACAGTCAGATATGGCGATTTTTCGTGATTCGCGGGAGAAATATGCTCGAGAGCCTGGCAAAACTCGCCGGAAAACCGGCCTTTGGGACCTGCCCGGTCATTATCGCTGCGTGTGCATCTCCCTCTTATCTCAAACGCCGGGGGAGGGAACAGCCCTATTTTATGATCGACGTGCCCATCGCCGTTTCGCACCTGCTTTTATCCGCCGCGGAGTTGGGGCTGGGGTGTTCGTGGACATACGAGTTCGATGAACAGGACACGCTTTCCATCATCGAAGCCCCGAAGCGGTATCGGGTGGTGGCGCTGGTGGCGTTGGGACATATGCAGCAGGGAAACAGGGCCGCGGATATCGATGAATGGTGTGCCGTCGAAATCCGGTGA
- a CDS encoding nitroreductase family protein, with protein MTKTPTDSLMDVIRIRRSVRTYVDRPIPENVYESLTTVVRSAAAAWGITNARIIIVRKPDGVKRLRRAVFSGLAGKINPWILTTRAQAFIIACGSPDPSAPTGDRALYMAGASMLMEVAVLTAAEYGLGTCWLGGFGEEGVRQALSVTDDLRVVAVSPLGYPAERIQAESEQYMRENKVSLRRKHIDELMTMVEGT; from the coding sequence ATGACGAAAACACCCACCGATAGCCTGATGGACGTCATCAGGATCAGGAGAAGCGTTCGCACGTATGTCGATCGGCCCATCCCGGAGAATGTATATGAAAGCCTCACGACAGTGGTGCGGTCGGCCGCAGCGGCCTGGGGAATCACAAACGCCCGGATTATCATCGTACGAAAGCCGGATGGGGTAAAGAGGCTTCGCCGGGCCGTCTTTTCGGGCCTTGCCGGGAAAATCAATCCCTGGATCCTCACCACCCGGGCACAGGCCTTCATCATTGCCTGCGGCTCTCCCGATCCGTCGGCGCCCACCGGCGACAGGGCGCTCTACATGGCCGGTGCGTCCATGCTGATGGAGGTGGCCGTACTGACGGCGGCGGAGTACGGGCTGGGCACCTGCTGGCTCGGCGGGTTCGGCGAAGAGGGAGTCAGACAGGCGCTTTCCGTCACCGACGATCTGCGGGTGGTCGCCGTCAGCCCCCTGGGATATCCCGCGGAGCGCATTCAGGCCGAAAGCGAACAATACATGCGGGAGAACAAAGTGTCGCTCCGCAGGAAACACATCGACGAGTTGATGACGATGGTGGAGGGGACATGA
- a CDS encoding gluconate 2-dehydrogenase subunit 3 family protein, producing the protein MSGDLVFQFNATRRTFLRGFALAASALAVGTGATGCAGYPEVPSGLKFLDEKGFAVMSAFADRIIPSGGSYEIGAAETRVVEFFDEFAATDYPEAQKDFKSVITLLEHGPLFMQFSAKRFTEMTPDEQDKYLEKWETSNSVLLRGAFVGIKKLCMMGFYTNELVWPHIGYDGPLV; encoded by the coding sequence GTGAGCGGTGATCTTGTTTTCCAGTTCAATGCAACTCGCAGGACCTTTCTCAGGGGATTTGCTCTTGCCGCCTCCGCGCTGGCTGTGGGAACCGGCGCAACGGGATGTGCGGGGTATCCAGAGGTTCCCTCGGGGTTGAAATTTCTCGACGAAAAGGGATTCGCCGTCATGTCCGCTTTCGCCGATCGAATCATCCCCAGCGGTGGGTCCTATGAAATCGGGGCCGCCGAGACCCGGGTGGTGGAGTTCTTCGATGAATTCGCCGCCACCGATTATCCCGAAGCGCAAAAGGACTTCAAGAGTGTCATCACGCTTCTCGAGCATGGACCGCTTTTCATGCAGTTCTCCGCAAAGCGGTTTACCGAGATGACCCCGGATGAGCAGGATAAATATCTCGAAAAGTGGGAAACCAGCAATTCCGTGCTGCTCAGGGGGGCGTTTGTGGGAATCAAAAAACTGTGTATGATGGGATTTTATACGAACGAGCTGGTCTGGCCGCACATCGGGTACGATGGGCCGCTGGTGTAG
- a CDS encoding CCA tRNA nucleotidyltransferase, producing MNHPAGERRGVLSPPFPARHIMQSIDLTRIITDLDTLYSALEPTCREAFLVGGAIRDHFLGASSTDFDIVVWGDPESAAKTFARKTRGTFVILDSEEDIYRVAKGGETYDFCAPKGPDAASDARDRDFTINALSARVWPRGDGTDTPLIDPTGGLSDLAAGVIRVPSLSVLSTDPVRMLRAFRFAATLGFTIDPKTTDEIHARCRDLLSGARERIRDEWTKLLSADLVYPVIRRMDDAGILPVMFPEIETMRGVSQNRFHSYDVWGHSLACLEEVELLLTTYPERLGGFEGIIRPYLARPLGGGWTGASLLKLTALFHDVGKPVTRDVREDGEATFYGHENKGAVTFRSMCLRLLMGRRAVRTGTVLIKNHMRLLSLSRMEKITPRALGRLIRDVGDNLPGVVLLGLADTGAGHTDGRRVDNGDMLARSIMEAYLRVLSDDDNTPAPLLSGRDIMKIADIGQGVLVGRLKSELLEAQAAGEVTTKGAAEWFITKRADALKLMRKEHRESSDGQR from the coding sequence ATGAATCACCCGGCGGGTGAAAGGAGGGGTGTGCTCTCCCCTCCTTTCCCCGCCCGTCACATCATGCAATCCATCGATCTTACCCGTATCATCACCGATCTGGATACCCTGTACAGTGCGCTGGAGCCGACCTGTCGGGAGGCGTTCCTCGTGGGCGGGGCGATTCGCGATCATTTCTTGGGCGCATCGTCGACGGATTTCGACATCGTCGTTTGGGGCGATCCGGAATCCGCCGCCAAAACCTTCGCCCGAAAAACCCGCGGCACCTTTGTGATCCTCGACAGTGAGGAGGATATCTATCGCGTGGCGAAAGGCGGTGAAACCTACGATTTCTGCGCCCCCAAGGGGCCGGATGCGGCCTCCGACGCCCGGGACCGGGACTTCACCATCAACGCCCTATCCGCACGGGTGTGGCCCCGGGGTGATGGGACAGACACCCCCCTGATCGACCCGACCGGGGGGCTTTCCGACCTGGCGGCGGGCGTTATACGGGTTCCCTCGCTTTCCGTTCTGTCAACGGATCCGGTCCGCATGCTCCGGGCGTTTCGCTTTGCGGCGACGCTTGGCTTCACCATCGATCCGAAAACCACGGATGAGATACACGCCCGATGCCGTGATCTCCTCTCCGGTGCACGGGAGCGAATCCGGGATGAGTGGACGAAGCTTTTGAGCGCGGACTTGGTATATCCGGTCATCCGTCGGATGGATGACGCCGGGATACTGCCGGTGATGTTTCCCGAGATCGAGACCATGCGCGGCGTATCCCAGAATCGCTTTCACAGTTATGACGTGTGGGGACACAGCCTGGCGTGCCTGGAGGAGGTGGAGCTGCTCCTCACGACATACCCGGAGCGGCTCGGTGGATTCGAGGGGATCATTCGTCCGTATCTCGCCCGACCTCTGGGCGGGGGATGGACGGGCGCGTCCCTCTTGAAGCTCACGGCTCTCTTTCACGACGTGGGAAAGCCGGTCACCAGGGATGTCAGGGAAGACGGAGAGGCGACCTTTTACGGTCACGAAAACAAAGGCGCGGTCACCTTCAGGTCCATGTGCCTTCGCCTTTTGATGGGACGGCGGGCCGTCCGTACGGGGACGGTGCTGATAAAGAATCACATGCGGCTTCTGTCTCTCTCCCGGATGGAGAAAATCACCCCCCGGGCCCTGGGGAGACTGATCCGCGATGTCGGCGATAATCTCCCCGGTGTGGTGCTCCTGGGCCTGGCGGACACCGGGGCGGGACACACGGACGGCCGGCGGGTCGACAACGGAGACATGCTCGCACGAAGCATCATGGAGGCGTATCTCCGGGTGCTGAGTGACGACGATAACACCCCGGCGCCGCTGCTTTCCGGGCGGGACATCATGAAGATCGCCGACATCGGTCAAGGCGTTTTGGTGGGGCGATTGAAATCGGAGCTTTTGGAGGCCCAGGCGGCGGGCGAAGTTACAACGAAAGGAGCAGCAGAATGGTTCATCACGAAACGAGCGGACGCACTAAAACTTATGCGGAAGGAACATCGGGAATCCTCAGATGGGCAAAGGTGA
- a CDS encoding amidohydrolase family protein: MTDLLIKNARIVDGTGKKPFEGHLMVDNGRITGIVSASSTNGDSFLTQGAKETIDARGLALSPGIIDCHSHFDWILPLPEHPDFTYPMVEQGVTTVVTGNCGYTPAPVDDYTRTIMNDYGDFILERPLDYDWSSMSQFIEYLNNRNKNGGGLLFNNVQLVGHGALHLMAVKDKIKNPTPGQLSHITEEAERAFDEGAFGLSLGLQYPPGIFSTPKELEELAKVVARHNRILTVHIKALSKYSGSYPIIPLGTPHNIKAIQEILAIGERAGVKLQLSHFIFVGKSTWGTMNRGVRLVERARNRGLDVMWDIYPHFGGNSYITVLLPPWFVEDFERHSKNPRSMKRLKMELNLTKWLLGFEFDDIIVMDAAFSGGEKYNGKNVQEISEMESMEPVEVFTMLVKKSDGRALDLVYGFTGDENNEQYIEQLIAHPLTLFETDTILKSRGFPNQASFGAFPQILGRYVREKNVLTLSDAIHRMTGQSAERYGIPDRGTLKPGNHADLVLFNPDTIADNTTRKDSAKKPTGIEKVFINGELTVNNGDYITGKRPGRAVTPKG, encoded by the coding sequence ATGACTGATCTTTTGATAAAAAACGCCCGAATTGTCGACGGGACCGGGAAGAAGCCGTTCGAAGGCCATCTGATGGTGGACAACGGTCGAATTACGGGAATCGTCTCCGCCTCCTCCACAAACGGCGATTCTTTTCTCACGCAGGGTGCAAAAGAGACCATCGACGCGCGTGGTCTTGCCCTGAGCCCCGGCATCATCGATTGCCACAGTCACTTCGACTGGATCCTCCCCCTTCCCGAGCACCCGGACTTTACCTATCCGATGGTGGAGCAGGGCGTTACCACGGTCGTTACCGGAAACTGCGGTTACACCCCCGCCCCGGTGGACGACTATACACGCACCATCATGAACGACTACGGAGACTTCATCCTGGAGCGGCCCCTGGATTATGATTGGAGTTCCATGAGTCAGTTCATCGAGTACCTGAACAATCGAAATAAAAACGGCGGGGGACTCTTGTTCAACAACGTCCAGCTTGTGGGTCATGGGGCGCTTCACCTGATGGCGGTGAAGGATAAGATTAAGAATCCCACACCTGGGCAGCTCTCCCACATTACCGAAGAGGCCGAGCGGGCATTCGACGAGGGAGCATTCGGGCTGTCCCTGGGTCTTCAGTACCCACCCGGAATCTTCAGTACCCCGAAAGAGCTGGAGGAATTGGCCAAGGTCGTGGCACGGCACAATCGCATCCTGACCGTTCACATCAAGGCCCTCTCCAAATACTCCGGCTCCTACCCGATCATCCCCCTGGGAACGCCTCACAATATAAAGGCGATACAGGAAATTCTCGCCATCGGTGAGCGAGCCGGGGTGAAGCTCCAGTTATCCCATTTCATCTTCGTGGGGAAAAGCACCTGGGGCACAATGAACCGGGGTGTCCGGCTGGTTGAGCGGGCCAGGAATCGGGGACTGGATGTGATGTGGGACATCTACCCGCATTTCGGGGGCAACAGCTACATCACGGTGCTTCTGCCCCCCTGGTTCGTGGAGGACTTCGAGCGCCACTCCAAAAACCCCCGTTCCATGAAGCGTTTGAAGATGGAATTAAACCTGACCAAGTGGCTTCTGGGCTTTGAGTTCGACGACATCATCGTCATGGACGCGGCGTTTTCGGGCGGTGAGAAGTACAACGGGAAGAACGTCCAGGAGATCTCCGAAATGGAGAGCATGGAACCGGTGGAGGTCTTTACCATGCTCGTTAAGAAAAGCGACGGGCGGGCCCTCGATCTCGTCTATGGATTCACCGGCGACGAGAACAACGAACAATATATCGAGCAGCTGATCGCCCACCCCCTGACCCTGTTTGAGACCGACACCATCCTCAAATCCAGGGGCTTTCCGAACCAGGCCTCCTTCGGGGCCTTTCCACAAATCCTGGGGCGCTACGTCCGGGAAAAAAACGTGCTCACTTTATCCGACGCGATACACCGGATGACCGGCCAGTCCGCCGAGCGGTACGGCATACCGGATCGGGGGACATTGAAGCCCGGCAACCACGCCGACCTGGTGCTGTTCAACCCGGATACCATCGCCGACAATACCACACGGAAAGACAGCGCGAAAAAGCCCACCGGTATAGAGAAGGTTTTCATCAACGGCGAGCTGACGGTGAACAACGGCGACTACATCACGGGCAAACGTCCCGGGCGGGCGGTGACGCCGAAGGGATAA
- the ybgF gene encoding tol-pal system protein YbgF, whose translation MAEKIRSIGTAALLSCVILFLFGCETVTYTSTGATMTTAELGRTVVDLERKVEELTREVAELNRRVELLAGAADSGGDIDTPLVEEEIIADETAAGEPESGGGDVDTGDAGVGSELDIAEDAADGSAADESESPPAGETPDSTPAGDPQALYDEALRHIMHKNPEEALVLFSRFVNDYPDCDLTDNAYYWLGESYYSLGDYESAARHFRTVTDSFPDRDKAPDAQLKLGYCLIELGETDAAVDVLTDLINRYPESPVSDLAREKLLLL comes from the coding sequence ATGGCGGAAAAAATCCGAAGTATTGGGACGGCCGCTCTCCTTTCCTGTGTGATCCTGTTCTTGTTCGGCTGCGAAACCGTAACCTACACGTCGACCGGCGCTACCATGACCACCGCGGAGCTGGGACGCACGGTGGTGGATCTGGAGCGTAAAGTGGAAGAGCTGACCAGGGAGGTGGCGGAGCTGAACCGGCGCGTGGAGCTGCTCGCCGGCGCCGCAGATTCAGGGGGCGATATCGATACGCCCCTGGTGGAGGAGGAGATCATCGCCGATGAGACCGCCGCCGGGGAGCCGGAGAGCGGGGGCGGCGATGTCGATACGGGGGACGCCGGTGTGGGGAGTGAATTGGATATCGCCGAAGATGCGGCCGACGGATCGGCGGCGGACGAAAGCGAATCACCTCCCGCCGGGGAAACACCGGACTCCACACCCGCGGGCGATCCCCAGGCCCTGTATGACGAGGCTTTGAGACACATCATGCATAAAAACCCGGAAGAGGCCCTGGTCCTGTTCTCTCGCTTCGTGAATGATTATCCCGATTGTGATTTGACCGATAACGCATATTACTGGCTCGGTGAGAGCTATTATTCCCTGGGCGATTATGAATCCGCGGCCAGGCATTTTCGGACCGTCACCGACTCCTTTCCCGACAGGGACAAGGCGCCGGACGCCCAATTGAAGCTCGGATACTGCCTGATCGAACTGGGGGAGACCGACGCCGCGGTCGATGTGCTGACCGATCTTATCAATCGATATCCGGAAAGTCCCGTTTCCGACCTGGCCAGGGAGAAGCTCTTGCTTTTATAG
- a CDS encoding DUF4349 domain-containing protein encodes MKPKNISLTVLITLCLVVIPPFISSCSKDSPEGFVGMDKSLEMVMETADMEPPAAAPPSPMTGTSDDASIPAMERKVIKRAELDIEVKDSKEAFSSVQDIINEVDGFIADSSSYKSDAGSLSYEVTLRVTPDRFDSVIDRISDLGELEYEHISGEDITEMYYDIEGRLKVKRRSEESLLAIMSTRTTNLQDLLAVEKELARVREEIETLEGKLRYYDNLVGLSTITVSLFEPEPITAGRNFLSPIKDALGDSVEVLARSVGGLIIIFMAILPWAIVAVIVFLIIRTIVRKRREKNPSPAKASDAKKS; translated from the coding sequence ATGAAACCAAAAAATATATCCTTAACTGTACTCATCACACTCTGTCTCGTGGTGATCCCGCCGTTCATCTCCTCATGCAGCAAGGATTCGCCCGAGGGATTCGTGGGGATGGATAAATCCTTGGAAATGGTCATGGAGACCGCAGACATGGAGCCGCCGGCGGCGGCGCCTCCTTCTCCCATGACCGGCACAAGCGACGATGCATCAATCCCCGCCATGGAGCGGAAGGTCATTAAGCGGGCGGAGCTTGATATCGAGGTGAAGGATTCCAAGGAAGCCTTTTCGAGTGTTCAGGACATCATCAACGAGGTCGACGGCTTCATTGCCGACAGCTCCTCGTATAAGTCCGATGCGGGAAGCCTGAGTTACGAGGTCACCCTCCGGGTCACCCCGGATCGCTTCGATTCGGTCATCGACCGAATTTCCGATCTGGGCGAACTCGAATACGAGCACATCTCCGGCGAGGACATCACCGAGATGTACTATGATATCGAGGGACGTCTCAAGGTCAAGCGTCGGTCCGAGGAAAGTCTTCTGGCGATCATGTCGACCCGCACCACCAACCTCCAGGATCTCCTGGCGGTGGAGAAGGAACTCGCCCGGGTGCGGGAAGAGATCGAGACCCTTGAGGGGAAACTCAGGTATTACGACAACCTGGTGGGACTTTCCACCATTACCGTCAGCCTCTTCGAGCCGGAGCCGATCACGGCGGGCAGGAACTTTCTTTCGCCGATCAAGGACGCCCTGGGCGACTCCGTGGAAGTCCTGGCGCGATCCGTAGGCGGCCTCATTATCATCTTCATGGCGATCCTCCCCTGGGCGATAGTCGCCGTAATCGTCTTTCTGATTATCAGGACAATTGTCAGAAAACGCCGGGAAAAGAATCCCTCGCCCGCAAAGGCGTCGGACGCGAAAAAATCATGA
- a CDS encoding M48 family metalloprotease gives MRFKLLFASVFTIGILNLFVLIVLVPVMLFTGLIGGAILIVLTIIINIIIWLISPWIMDQIHRLFYKFEIITYEDLEKRSPYTAKFLKEACERNGMKLPMLRIVKDLNPTAYCYGSVRSNSRIVVSEGLFHYLTDEEVAAVYAHELGHIKHLDFVVMTVANTLLMILYEIYFIFTRMRSNSRNNPLPIIGLVSLIFWLIGTFIVLYLSRTREYMADRFSALETKNPNALSTALVKIAYGIAAQPDDAASRRLLSSTRSLGVSDCKSAATVGSIVSLSATETVRSTERVPAFDPQKVSRVFLFDVYNPWSRVVQLGSTHPLTGKRIKAMMDVASELKVPPMFNFDEISIYGQALDRGRLYRNFFFEVLIYFAPIVTLILGLVPALFDPSLLGLAPISCGLGLLLKGIYKFPPISEPKEQTILELMSDPYASPLRGQPVTVKGVVIGRAIAGSYFGEDMVIYDRSGGLMTLNYESIIPLIGNLIFGTSRTKKLINQTVRGIGWFRRKVSQVVDLKSIVTEEKTFASYNRLWAILAGILVAGVGVVTTVVAVVTMLTAGGTAQGAF, from the coding sequence ATGAGATTCAAGCTCCTGTTTGCTTCCGTGTTTACCATCGGCATCCTGAACCTTTTCGTGCTTATCGTTCTTGTGCCGGTGATGTTGTTTACGGGATTGATCGGAGGGGCGATCTTGATTGTTCTCACAATCATCATCAATATCATCATCTGGCTGATTTCGCCCTGGATCATGGACCAGATTCACAGGCTGTTTTATAAATTTGAAATCATCACCTATGAGGATCTGGAAAAGCGAAGTCCCTATACAGCGAAATTTCTCAAAGAGGCCTGCGAGCGAAATGGAATGAAGCTCCCGATGCTTCGCATCGTGAAAGATCTGAACCCCACCGCCTACTGCTACGGATCGGTACGCTCTAATTCCCGGATCGTCGTCTCCGAGGGACTGTTTCACTACCTTACCGACGAGGAGGTGGCGGCGGTATATGCCCATGAGCTGGGGCATATCAAGCATCTTGATTTCGTCGTCATGACCGTGGCCAATACGCTCCTTATGATTCTCTACGAAATTTACTTTATCTTCACTCGGATGCGGTCCAACAGCAGGAACAACCCGCTGCCGATCATCGGCCTCGTCTCCCTGATATTCTGGCTCATCGGGACCTTTATCGTCCTCTATCTCTCCCGCACTCGGGAGTACATGGCCGATCGCTTCTCGGCGTTGGAGACGAAAAATCCGAACGCCCTCTCCACGGCCCTCGTGAAGATCGCCTACGGCATCGCCGCCCAGCCCGACGATGCGGCGTCACGCAGGCTGCTTTCCAGCACCCGATCCCTGGGGGTGAGCGACTGCAAGAGCGCAGCGACGGTGGGGAGTATTGTCAGTCTCTCCGCCACCGAAACCGTACGATCCACGGAAAGGGTCCCGGCCTTCGATCCCCAAAAGGTCAGCAGGGTGTTCCTGTTCGATGTTTATAACCCTTGGTCCCGGGTCGTCCAGCTCGGCTCCACCCATCCCCTCACCGGAAAACGTATCAAGGCGATGATGGATGTGGCCAGTGAGCTGAAGGTCCCGCCGATGTTCAACTTCGACGAGATATCGATATACGGCCAGGCGCTGGATAGGGGGCGTCTCTATCGCAATTTTTTCTTCGAGGTGCTCATCTACTTCGCGCCGATCGTCACCCTCATCCTCGGCCTCGTCCCGGCCCTGTTTGATCCATCTCTCCTCGGTCTTGCGCCGATATCGTGCGGACTGGGGCTTCTGCTCAAGGGTATCTATAAGTTCCCGCCGATTTCCGAGCCGAAGGAACAGACGATTCTGGAACTGATGAGCGACCCCTACGCCAGCCCCCTCAGGGGGCAACCGGTCACTGTGAAGGGGGTGGTCATCGGCCGGGCGATCGCGGGAAGCTATTTCGGCGAAGACATGGTCATTTACGACCGCTCCGGCGGCCTGATGACCCTCAACTACGAGTCGATCATCCCGCTGATAGGCAACCTCATTTTCGGCACGTCCCGCACGAAAAAGCTCATCAACCAGACCGTCCGGGGCATCGGCTGGTTCAGACGAAAGGTATCCCAGGTGGTGGATCTCAAGAGCATCGTCACCGAGGAAAAAACATTCGCAAGCTATAATCGCCTGTGGGCCATCCTCGCGGGCATCCTGGTAGCCGGTGTCGGTGTCGTCACCACGGTCGTTGCCGTTGTGACGATGCTGACGGCGGGAGGAACGGCTCAGGGCGCCTTTTAA
- a CDS encoding GMC family oxidoreductase: MIVYPEDIMGDVTESCDVCIIGSGSSGGVMAVEMAEAGYTVVILEEGGYYTGADLNQREADMMGALYQQRGARSTKDLSVSIMQGKAVGGGTLVNVADCVRIHDPVLRRWEKQFGITDMTPEMMKSYFEKAESIISATQIPERDLNGSNSMVKKGVDALGYSGDTFHHNSVNCRKCGYCLLGCTYNAKQAVSLTYIPRALDAGAKLYISTRAERIVTSEGRAKKVRGVVLNQKTGAAKANIEISAKVIMVAANTINTDQLLLNSGIANSSGLVGKNLILQPQTMIAAEFDEKLDSHRGITQAYFCDEFEEVDEERGLTGFRMEGAFGQPGIVANLMPGFGAQTKDVMTRYNYLAAMMILVPEEPSGEVKLNRYGRPVVHYAMRDDTKKRMMQGMKEGAKVMFAAGAKRVIFVYEVPTIIEAESELSIVDEMGVGACRQSIMAFHIQGTCRMGPDPKTSVVNNYMESHDVKNLFVVDASVCPSTSSSHNMVAVMAMAHRAADYVLTNKSRYFN; encoded by the coding sequence ATGATCGTATATCCTGAAGATATCATGGGAGACGTCACCGAATCCTGCGACGTGTGTATTATCGGCTCCGGTTCCTCGGGAGGGGTGATGGCGGTGGAGATGGCCGAGGCCGGCTATACGGTTGTCATCCTGGAAGAAGGAGGATACTACACCGGGGCGGACCTGAACCAGCGGGAGGCGGACATGATGGGGGCCCTCTATCAGCAGCGGGGCGCCCGGAGCACGAAGGATCTCTCGGTTTCCATCATGCAGGGAAAGGCGGTGGGCGGCGGCACCCTGGTGAACGTCGCCGATTGCGTCCGCATTCATGATCCTGTTTTGAGGCGGTGGGAAAAACAGTTCGGCATCACCGACATGACGCCGGAGATGATGAAGTCCTATTTCGAAAAGGCGGAATCAATCATATCGGCCACGCAGATACCGGAAAGAGACCTCAACGGCAGCAACTCGATGGTCAAAAAGGGCGTCGATGCCCTCGGCTACTCGGGAGACACCTTCCACCACAACAGCGTCAATTGCAGGAAATGCGGCTATTGCCTTTTGGGCTGCACCTACAACGCGAAACAGGCGGTGAGCCTTACGTATATCCCCCGGGCCCTGGACGCCGGTGCGAAGCTCTATATCTCGACACGAGCGGAAAGGATCGTCACATCCGAGGGGAGGGCGAAAAAGGTCCGGGGAGTCGTGCTGAATCAAAAGACTGGAGCCGCCAAGGCGAACATCGAGATATCCGCCAAGGTTATTATGGTGGCGGCGAACACCATCAATACCGACCAGCTCCTCCTCAATTCCGGCATCGCCAATTCCAGCGGCCTGGTGGGAAAGAACCTGATTCTCCAGCCCCAGACGATGATAGCCGCGGAGTTCGATGAAAAACTGGACAGCCATCGGGGGATCACCCAGGCGTATTTCTGTGACGAGTTCGAGGAGGTGGACGAGGAACGGGGGCTCACCGGATTTCGCATGGAGGGGGCCTTCGGTCAGCCCGGAATCGTGGCAAACCTCATGCCCGGATTCGGCGCCCAGACCAAGGATGTGATGACCAGATATAATTACCTGGCCGCCATGATGATCCTGGTTCCCGAGGAGCCCAGCGGCGAGGTGAAACTGAATAGATACGGAAGGCCGGTGGTGCACTACGCCATGCGGGACGATACCAAAAAGCGCATGATGCAAGGGATGAAGGAGGGGGCAAAGGTGATGTTCGCCGCGGGCGCCAAGAGGGTGATATTCGTCTACGAGGTGCCGACCATTATCGAGGCCGAATCGGAATTGTCGATCGTGGATGAAATGGGGGTTGGGGCGTGCCGGCAGTCCATCATGGCCTTTCACATACAGGGTACCTGCCGCATGGGGCCGGACCCAAAAACCAGCGTGGTGAACAATTACATGGAGAGTCACGACGTCAAGAACCTGTTCGTCGTAGACGCCTCGGTCTGCCCGTCCACTTCCAGTTCTCACAACATGGTAGCGGTCATGGCCATGGCCCATCGAGCGGCAGACTACGTTCTCACCAATAAAAGCAGGTATTTCAATTAG